In one Arachis duranensis cultivar V14167 chromosome 9, aradu.V14167.gnm2.J7QH, whole genome shotgun sequence genomic region, the following are encoded:
- the LOC107467005 gene encoding protein GFS12 isoform X2 → MEQHCCYCFDCLQLRINSDFSDQLLFNYGISSSPFPFGSSAVVQISGTAGSEASSGQFILQYTRSRHSNCFSNYVNEYILDSNEGTRSSDPDTGTSQCGPNVQNGGMASSSDAETKRASPMSTSCSHSGKFSCFRIITSLAPIARVGVSSFSTIQEVATDFLSGLMEDHVLDSLDIWIEGKASGRDSTNFLSLIGLPSFQEDTFPGSLRHPNIAPVLAFFKSSDHVNMVLPKTPYNLENILHFNPSAFKSDWHRGFLIYQLLSALVYLHGLGVSHGNVCPSNIMLTDSLWSWLRLWNEPTLEFNSTLQKSEDVNSSPAKISCYNSGCHYNGLYADLKLSPSIDWHSSFHHWWKGELSNFEYLLILNRLAGRRWGDHTFHPVMPWVIDFSTKPDDNCDAGWRDLSKSKWRLAKGDEQLDFTYSTSEIPHHVSDECLSELAVCSYKARRLPLSVLRMAVRSVYEPNEYPSTMQRLYQWTPDECIPEFYCDAQIFRSIHDGMADLAVPSWAETPEDFIKLHRWALESNRVSFQLHQWIDITFGYKMSGQAAIAAKNVMLPISEPTMPRSTGRRQLFTRPHPIRLATSTARRYATNKYAKVWSQENEILRETSLLSDAAYLQELEQASAFSEHARHLNSCYQCPLNQTQGDPTRQSINKSICKLSLPDRNYLLPYKMNLISLIQHMKEEDDSSSGYPDYLLWREKLSCSKVSSEDVARDIFSVGCLLAELHLSIPLFDSTSYAMYLEDGTLPGSLCELPPYVRLLVEACIQKDWMRRPSAKFLLESPYFPKTIKSSYTFLAPLQLVAKDETRLRYATNLAKKGALREMGSFAAEMCATYCLPLVLSTVNDAEAEWAYILLKEFMRCLKEKAVKKLILPTIQKILQTTGHLHLKVSLLQDSFVREIWNRVGKQVYLETIHPLVLSNLYNSLDKSSAASASVLLVGSSEELGVPITIHQTILPLFYCFGKGLCADGIDVLVRLGGIFGESFIVKQMLPLLKNVVRSFVDMSSMNKPDPVQSWSALALIDCVMTLDGLLPYLTEEIIVKELFEDQNCVLIRVLMQKHMDIAVLQVAATTLFAICQRIGADLTVLHILPKLKELFDELAFQQLSKDSTTVTRNLKVAKLKISGDLQIESRMDLVLVLYPSFASLLGIEKLRQCCATWLQLEQFLLRQHNWKWECAGESSKGSSENFIGRRSTFGQGSTSEYTPAKLLLNGVGWSIPQSQGSRSAKNLIPQRQYFKRSQSQVATQEDTPYQFNQEPWFWFPSPATVWDGPEFLGRVGVQKDDLPWKIRASVIYSIRANHGAVRSLAVDQDESTVFTAGIGQGYKGTIQKWELSRTNCLSGYYGHEEVVNNICILSSSGRVASCDGTVHIWNSQTGKQISVFEESQTDPAHTTSDLSAASKINIDQANMLNLNTLSNGILSSTFDSSLYTCMHLLDAAETLAVGTGNGSLRFIDVARGQKLHMWRGESNESSFPSLISSICSSGSDRMHAGGISTLPSFIAAGLSSGHCKLFDAKSGNVISSWRAHDGYVTKHPRITCSYPALLTEL, encoded by the exons ATGGAGCAACACTGTTGTTACTGCTTCGACTGCCTCCAGCTTCGAATCAACTCCGATTTCTCCGACCAACTCTTGTTCAATTATGGCATTTCCTCTTCCCCTTTCCCTTTCGGTTCTTCCGCCGTTGTCcaa ATTTCTGGTACAGCTGGCAGTGAAGCTTCATCCGGTCAATTTATATTGCAGTACACGCGCTCTCGTCACAGCAATTGTTTCTCCAATTATGT AAATGAGTATATTTTGGATAGTAATGAAGGAACTAGGAGTAGTGATCCTGATACTGGCACAAGCCAATGTGGTCCTAATGTGCAAAATGGTGGAATGGCTTCATCATCAGATGCTGAAACCAAAAGAGCATCTCCCATGAGCACAAGTTGTAGTCATTCTGGAAAGTTTTCTTGCTTCAGGATAATCACTTCACTGGCCCCCATTGCCCGAGTGGgagtttcttcattttctacCATCCAAGAGGTTGCCACTGATTTCTTGTCTGGGTTAATGGAAGATCATGTGTTGGATTCACTTGATATCTGGATTGAAGGGAAAGCTTCAGGAAGGGACAGCACAAATTTCCTTAGCTTAATTGGCTTGCCATCGTTTCAGGAGGACACATTTCCCGGCTCCTTGAGGCATCCAAACATAGCCCCTGTCCTTGCATTTTTTAAATCATCTGATCATGTTAATATGGTGCTTCCAAAGACTCCATACAATCTCGAGAATATTCTGCATTTTAACCCCAGTGCCTTTAAGTCTGACTGGCATAGAGGATTTCTTATATATCAGCTGCTCTCAGCATTGGTATACCTTCACGGTCTAGGGGTTTCTCATGGCAACGTATGCCCATCCAATATCATGTTGACTGACTCATTATGGTCTTGGCTGAGATTATGGAATGAACCTACATTGGAATTTAATTCAACTTTACAAAAGAGTGAAGACGTTAATTCAAGCCCTGCAAAAATTAGTTGTTACAATAGTGGTTGCCATTATAATGGTCTTTATGCTGATTTAAAGCTTTCACCATCAATAGATTGGCATTCTAGCTTCCATCATTGGTGGAAAGGAGAGTTGagtaattttgaatatttactTATCTTAAACAGATTAGCAGGCAGAAGGTGGGGAGACCATACATTTCATCCAGTAATGCCTTGGGTAATTGATTTTAGCACCAAACCTGATGATAATTGTGATGCAGGATGGCGAGACTTGAGCAAGAGCAAATGGCGCTTAGCGAAAGGTGATGAACAGTTGGATTTCACCTATTCAACATCTGAAATACCTCATCATGTGTCAGATGAATGCCTCTCTGAACTGGCTGTGTGCAGTTATAAAGCAAGAAGGCTGCCTTTGAGTGTACTCCGAATGGCTGTTCGTTCAGTTTATGAACCTAACGAATATCCTTCCACAATGCAGAGGCTCTATCAATGGACCCCAGATGAGTGCATTCCAGAGTTCTATTGTGATGCCCAAATATTTAGATCAATTCATGATGGAATGGCTGATTTGGCTGTACCTTCTTGGGCTGAGACTCCAGAGGATTTCATTAAATTGCATCGTTGGGCATTAGAAAGTAATAGAGTTTCTTTTCAACTCCATCAATGGATAGATATAACCTTTGGGTACAAAATGTCTGGGCAAGCAGCTATTGCTGCTAAGAATGTTATGCTTCCTATATCAGAACCTACGATGCCAAGGTCAACAGGACGTCGTCAGCTCTTTACACGACCTCACCCCATTCGTCTTGCCACTTCAACCGCACGTCGTTATGCCACCAATAAATATGCTAAAGTTTGGAGCCAGGAAAATGAAATACTGCGAGAGACATCTCTCCTGTCTGATGCTGCTTATCTACAAGAACTAGAGCAAGCATCTGCATTTTCTGAGCATGCTAGGCATTTGAATTCTTGTTATCAGTGTCCATTAAATCAAACACAGGGAGATCCAACAAGGCAGTCAATTAACAAAAGCATATGCAAATTATCTTTGCCTGACAGAAACTACTTGCTGCCATATAAAAtgaatctgatttctttgattcAGCAtatgaaggaagaagatgacagCTCGTCAGGATATCCAGACTATTTGCTTTGGAGGGAAAAATTGTCTTGCTCAAAAGTTAGCTCTGAAGATGTTGCTAGGGACATTTTTTCTGTTGGTTGTCTCTTAGCAGAACTTCATCTTTCTATTCCCCTCTTTGATTCAACCTCATATGCGATGTACTTGGAAGATGGGACCTTACCAGGATCTCTTTGTGAACTTCCTCCTTATGTTAGGTTACTTGTTGAAGCATGCATACAAAAGGATTGGATGAG GAGGCCTTCAGCCAAATTTCTTCTGGAATCACCTTATTTTCCAAAGACAATAAAGTCCTCCTACACGTTTCTTGCCCCACTTCAGCTTGTTGCTAAGGATGAGACCCGCCTTCGATATGCCACAAATCTTGCAAAGAAGGGAGCTCTCAGAGAAATGGGCTCATTCGCAGCTGAAATGTGCGCTACTTATTGCTTACCACTTGTATTGAGTACTGTGAATGATGCTGAAGCTGAATGGGCATATATACTACTGAAAGAATTTATGAGATGCTTAAAAGAGAAAGCAGTGAAGAAATTAATCTTGCCAACCATACAGAAAATTTTGCAG ACAACAGGTCATTTACATTTAAAAGTTTCCCTTTTACAAGATTCATTTGTACGTGAAATATGGAaccgagttggtaaacaagtaTACCTGGAAACTATTCACCCATTGGTTTTATCAAACTTGTATAATTCTCTGGATAAAAGTTCAGCTGCATCTGCATCTGTCCTTCTAGTTGGTTCTAGTGAGGAGCTTGGAGTACCTATTACCATCCACCAG ACAATCTTGCCTCTTTTTTACTGTTTTGGTAAAGGACTTTGTGCTGATGGCATTGATGTGCTGGTCAGACTTG GTGGCATTTTTGGAGAATCCTTTATTGTGAAACAGATGCTACCATTACTAAAAAATGTTGTTCGCTCGTTCGTTGATATGTCAAGCATGAACAAGCCTGATCCTGTCCAGAGTTGGAGTGCTTTAGCACTTATTGATTGCGTGATGACATTAGATGGCCTTTTACCTTACTTGACAGAAGAGATTATTGTAAAGGAGCTGTTTGAA GACCAAAATTGTGTACTCATCAGGGTTCTTATGCAGAAACATATGGACATTGCCGTGCTTCAG GTTGCTGCTACTACTCTCTTTGCAATATGTCAGCGAATTGGGGCAGATTTGACAGTATTGCATATTCTACCAAAGCTTAAAGAACTATTTGATGAGCTTGCTTTCCAGCAACTTTCTAAGGATTCAACTACTGTTACCAGAAATTTGAAGGTTGCCAAACTAAAAATTAGTGGGGACTTGCAAATTGAAAGCCGAATGGATCTAGT GTTGGTTCTCTATCCTTCGTTTGCCTCTCTTCTTGGGATAGAGAAACTTCGTCAATGTTGTGCTACATGGTTACAACTTGAACAATTTCTTCTACGCCAGCATAATTGGAAG TGGGAATGTGCAGGAGAATCATCAAAAGGTAGTTCAGAAAATTTTATTGGTAGAAGATCCACATTTGGCCAGGGTTCCACCTCTGAATACACTCCGGCAAAGCTGTTGCTTAATGGCGTTGGATGGTCAATTCCACAATCCCAAGGAAGTAGAAGTGCTAAGAACTTGATTCCTCAGAGACAATATTTTAAACGCAGTCAGAGTCAAGTAGCAACGCAAGAAGACACACCATACCAATTTAACCAAGAACCCTGGTTTTGGTTCCCCAGCCCCGCCACCGTATGGGATGGACCTGAATTTCTTGGGCGGGTGGGGGTTCAGAAAGATGACCTTCCATGGAAGATCAGAGCATCTGTTATATACTCTATACGTGCAAATCATGGAGCAGTGAGGTCTCTAGCTGTTGATCAAGATGAAAGTACTGTTTTCACTGCAGGAATTGGTCAAGGGTATAAAGGAACTATTCAAAAGTGGGAACTAAGCCGAACTAACTGTCTTTCTGGCTATTATGGACATGAGGAG GTTGTGAACAATATTTGCATCTTATCATCTAGTGGAAGAGTGGCGTCTTGTGATGGAACAGTTCATATTTGGAATAGTCAAACAGGGAAGCAAATATCAGTATTTGAAGAGTCCCAAACAGATCCTGCCCATACTACAAGTGATCTATCCGCCGCATCAAAAATTAACATTGACCAGGCAAACATGCTCAATTTGAATACACTGTCAAATGGAATATTGTCTAGTACATTTGATTCAAGCCTTTATACTTGCATGCATCTATTAGACGCGGCTGAAACACTTGCGGTTGGCACTGGAAATGGTTCACTCAG GTTTATTGATGTTGCTCGAGGCCAAAAGCTTCATATGTGGAGAGGAGAATCTAACGAATCTAGTTTcccttctcttatttcttccaTTTGTTCCTCTGGATCTGACAGGATGCATGCAGGTGGAATTTCCACTTTGCCATCTTTTATTGCAGCTGGACTAAGTTCTGGTCATTGTAAATTATTTGATGCAAAGAGTGGAAATGTCATTTCCTCTTGGCGAGCTCATGATGGATATGTAACAAAA CACCCGAGGATCACATGCTCGTATCCAGCTCTCTTGACAGAACTTTAA
- the LOC127741612 gene encoding uncharacterized protein At4g04775-like: protein MKTEEHSSDSIRHSWKEKSMGASSNNSGNVGMTRKKFTHPICYCGAHAILFESTTSSNPNKLFFGCSYFKTPSTHCKYFKWLDDLINESGYTVVEVQKMEVHGRLKELEDKIKEMEIKLYDGIHGRRYTRQNRCIIMAFVIVVVGGIFITALQPNRM from the exons ATGAAGACGGAAGAACATTCATCAGATTCAATCCGTCATTCATGGAAAGAGAAGTCGATGGGAGCTTCAAGCAATAACTCTGGCAATGTTGGCATGACAAGGAAGAAGTTCACACATCCAATATGTTATTGTGGAGCTCATGCGATTCTCTTTGAGTCAACCACATCAAGTAATCCAAATAAGTTGTTCTTTGGTTGCAGTTATTTCAAG ACTCCTTCAACGCATTGCAAATATTTTAAGTGGCTGGATGACTTGATAAATGAGTCTGGCTATACAGTGGTAGAAGTCCAAAAGATGGAAGTTCATGGGAGATTGAAGGAGTTGGAGGACAAAATTAAAGAGATGGAGATTAAGCTATATGATGGAATTCATGGAAGAAGATACACTAGACAGAATAGATGTATTATCATGGCATttgtcattgttgttgttggtggaATTTTTATTACTGCACTTCAGCCTAATAGGATGTGA
- the LOC107467005 gene encoding protein GFS12 isoform X1 codes for MEQHCCYCFDCLQLRINSDFSDQLLFNYGISSSPFPFGSSAVVQISGTAGSEASSGQFILQYTRSRHSNCFSNYVNEYILDSNEGTRSSDPDTGTSQCGPNVQNGGMASSSDAETKRASPMSTSCSHSGKFSCFRIITSLAPIARVGVSSFSTIQEVATDFLSGLMEDHVLDSLDIWIEGKASGRDSTNFLSLIGLPSFQEDTFPGSLRHPNIAPVLAFFKSSDHVNMVLPKTPYNLENILHFNPSAFKSDWHRGFLIYQLLSALVYLHGLGVSHGNVCPSNIMLTDSLWSWLRLWNEPTLEFNSTLQKSEDVNSSPAKISCYNSGCHYNGLYADLKLSPSIDWHSSFHHWWKGELSNFEYLLILNRLAGRRWGDHTFHPVMPWVIDFSTKPDDNCDAGWRDLSKSKWRLAKGDEQLDFTYSTSEIPHHVSDECLSELAVCSYKARRLPLSVLRMAVRSVYEPNEYPSTMQRLYQWTPDECIPEFYCDAQIFRSIHDGMADLAVPSWAETPEDFIKLHRWALESNRVSFQLHQWIDITFGYKMSGQAAIAAKNVMLPISEPTMPRSTGRRQLFTRPHPIRLATSTARRYATNKYAKVWSQENEILRETSLLSDAAYLQELEQASAFSEHARHLNSCYQCPLNQTQGDPTRQSINKSICKLSLPDRNYLLPYKMNLISLIQHMKEEDDSSSGYPDYLLWREKLSCSKVSSEDVARDIFSVGCLLAELHLSIPLFDSTSYAMYLEDGTLPGSLCELPPYVRLLVEACIQKDWMRRPSAKFLLESPYFPKTIKSSYTFLAPLQLVAKDETRLRYATNLAKKGALREMGSFAAEMCATYCLPLVLSTVNDAEAEWAYILLKEFMRCLKEKAVKKLILPTIQKILQTTGHLHLKVSLLQDSFVREIWNRVGKQVYLETIHPLVLSNLYNSLDKSSAASASVLLVGSSEELGVPITIHQTILPLFYCFGKGLCADGIDVLVRLGGIFGESFIVKQMLPLLKNVVRSFVDMSSMNKPDPVQSWSALALIDCVMTLDGLLPYLTEEIIVKELFEDQNCVLIRVLMQKHMDIAVLQVAATTLFAICQRIGADLTVLHILPKLKELFDELAFQQLSKDSTTVTRNLKVAKLKISGDLQIESRMDLVLVLYPSFASLLGIEKLRQCCATWLQLEQFLLRQHNWKWECAGESSKGSSENFIGRRSTFGQGSTSEYTPAKLLLNGVGWSIPQSQGSRSAKNLIPQRQYFKRSQSQVATQEDTPYQFNQEPWFWFPSPATVWDGPEFLGRVGVQKDDLPWKIRASVIYSIRANHGAVRSLAVDQDESTVFTAGIGQGYKGTIQKWELSRTNCLSGYYGHEEVVNNICILSSSGRVASCDGTVHIWNSQTGKQISVFEESQTDPAHTTSDLSAASKINIDQANMLNLNTLSNGILSSTFDSSLYTCMHLLDAAETLAVGTGNGSLRFIDVARGQKLHMWRGESNESSFPSLISSICSSGSDRMHAGGISTLPSFIAAGLSSGHCKLFDAKSGNVISSWRAHDGYVTKLAAPEDHMLVSSSLDRTLRVWDLRMNLPSQPIIFRGPSDGISSFAIWGQDVISISRNRIGLLSLPKSANEIDGQHHIIPQKLYVSDNNGMRSLSALSSISILPFSRLFLIGTEDGYLRICC; via the exons ATGGAGCAACACTGTTGTTACTGCTTCGACTGCCTCCAGCTTCGAATCAACTCCGATTTCTCCGACCAACTCTTGTTCAATTATGGCATTTCCTCTTCCCCTTTCCCTTTCGGTTCTTCCGCCGTTGTCcaa ATTTCTGGTACAGCTGGCAGTGAAGCTTCATCCGGTCAATTTATATTGCAGTACACGCGCTCTCGTCACAGCAATTGTTTCTCCAATTATGT AAATGAGTATATTTTGGATAGTAATGAAGGAACTAGGAGTAGTGATCCTGATACTGGCACAAGCCAATGTGGTCCTAATGTGCAAAATGGTGGAATGGCTTCATCATCAGATGCTGAAACCAAAAGAGCATCTCCCATGAGCACAAGTTGTAGTCATTCTGGAAAGTTTTCTTGCTTCAGGATAATCACTTCACTGGCCCCCATTGCCCGAGTGGgagtttcttcattttctacCATCCAAGAGGTTGCCACTGATTTCTTGTCTGGGTTAATGGAAGATCATGTGTTGGATTCACTTGATATCTGGATTGAAGGGAAAGCTTCAGGAAGGGACAGCACAAATTTCCTTAGCTTAATTGGCTTGCCATCGTTTCAGGAGGACACATTTCCCGGCTCCTTGAGGCATCCAAACATAGCCCCTGTCCTTGCATTTTTTAAATCATCTGATCATGTTAATATGGTGCTTCCAAAGACTCCATACAATCTCGAGAATATTCTGCATTTTAACCCCAGTGCCTTTAAGTCTGACTGGCATAGAGGATTTCTTATATATCAGCTGCTCTCAGCATTGGTATACCTTCACGGTCTAGGGGTTTCTCATGGCAACGTATGCCCATCCAATATCATGTTGACTGACTCATTATGGTCTTGGCTGAGATTATGGAATGAACCTACATTGGAATTTAATTCAACTTTACAAAAGAGTGAAGACGTTAATTCAAGCCCTGCAAAAATTAGTTGTTACAATAGTGGTTGCCATTATAATGGTCTTTATGCTGATTTAAAGCTTTCACCATCAATAGATTGGCATTCTAGCTTCCATCATTGGTGGAAAGGAGAGTTGagtaattttgaatatttactTATCTTAAACAGATTAGCAGGCAGAAGGTGGGGAGACCATACATTTCATCCAGTAATGCCTTGGGTAATTGATTTTAGCACCAAACCTGATGATAATTGTGATGCAGGATGGCGAGACTTGAGCAAGAGCAAATGGCGCTTAGCGAAAGGTGATGAACAGTTGGATTTCACCTATTCAACATCTGAAATACCTCATCATGTGTCAGATGAATGCCTCTCTGAACTGGCTGTGTGCAGTTATAAAGCAAGAAGGCTGCCTTTGAGTGTACTCCGAATGGCTGTTCGTTCAGTTTATGAACCTAACGAATATCCTTCCACAATGCAGAGGCTCTATCAATGGACCCCAGATGAGTGCATTCCAGAGTTCTATTGTGATGCCCAAATATTTAGATCAATTCATGATGGAATGGCTGATTTGGCTGTACCTTCTTGGGCTGAGACTCCAGAGGATTTCATTAAATTGCATCGTTGGGCATTAGAAAGTAATAGAGTTTCTTTTCAACTCCATCAATGGATAGATATAACCTTTGGGTACAAAATGTCTGGGCAAGCAGCTATTGCTGCTAAGAATGTTATGCTTCCTATATCAGAACCTACGATGCCAAGGTCAACAGGACGTCGTCAGCTCTTTACACGACCTCACCCCATTCGTCTTGCCACTTCAACCGCACGTCGTTATGCCACCAATAAATATGCTAAAGTTTGGAGCCAGGAAAATGAAATACTGCGAGAGACATCTCTCCTGTCTGATGCTGCTTATCTACAAGAACTAGAGCAAGCATCTGCATTTTCTGAGCATGCTAGGCATTTGAATTCTTGTTATCAGTGTCCATTAAATCAAACACAGGGAGATCCAACAAGGCAGTCAATTAACAAAAGCATATGCAAATTATCTTTGCCTGACAGAAACTACTTGCTGCCATATAAAAtgaatctgatttctttgattcAGCAtatgaaggaagaagatgacagCTCGTCAGGATATCCAGACTATTTGCTTTGGAGGGAAAAATTGTCTTGCTCAAAAGTTAGCTCTGAAGATGTTGCTAGGGACATTTTTTCTGTTGGTTGTCTCTTAGCAGAACTTCATCTTTCTATTCCCCTCTTTGATTCAACCTCATATGCGATGTACTTGGAAGATGGGACCTTACCAGGATCTCTTTGTGAACTTCCTCCTTATGTTAGGTTACTTGTTGAAGCATGCATACAAAAGGATTGGATGAG GAGGCCTTCAGCCAAATTTCTTCTGGAATCACCTTATTTTCCAAAGACAATAAAGTCCTCCTACACGTTTCTTGCCCCACTTCAGCTTGTTGCTAAGGATGAGACCCGCCTTCGATATGCCACAAATCTTGCAAAGAAGGGAGCTCTCAGAGAAATGGGCTCATTCGCAGCTGAAATGTGCGCTACTTATTGCTTACCACTTGTATTGAGTACTGTGAATGATGCTGAAGCTGAATGGGCATATATACTACTGAAAGAATTTATGAGATGCTTAAAAGAGAAAGCAGTGAAGAAATTAATCTTGCCAACCATACAGAAAATTTTGCAG ACAACAGGTCATTTACATTTAAAAGTTTCCCTTTTACAAGATTCATTTGTACGTGAAATATGGAaccgagttggtaaacaagtaTACCTGGAAACTATTCACCCATTGGTTTTATCAAACTTGTATAATTCTCTGGATAAAAGTTCAGCTGCATCTGCATCTGTCCTTCTAGTTGGTTCTAGTGAGGAGCTTGGAGTACCTATTACCATCCACCAG ACAATCTTGCCTCTTTTTTACTGTTTTGGTAAAGGACTTTGTGCTGATGGCATTGATGTGCTGGTCAGACTTG GTGGCATTTTTGGAGAATCCTTTATTGTGAAACAGATGCTACCATTACTAAAAAATGTTGTTCGCTCGTTCGTTGATATGTCAAGCATGAACAAGCCTGATCCTGTCCAGAGTTGGAGTGCTTTAGCACTTATTGATTGCGTGATGACATTAGATGGCCTTTTACCTTACTTGACAGAAGAGATTATTGTAAAGGAGCTGTTTGAA GACCAAAATTGTGTACTCATCAGGGTTCTTATGCAGAAACATATGGACATTGCCGTGCTTCAG GTTGCTGCTACTACTCTCTTTGCAATATGTCAGCGAATTGGGGCAGATTTGACAGTATTGCATATTCTACCAAAGCTTAAAGAACTATTTGATGAGCTTGCTTTCCAGCAACTTTCTAAGGATTCAACTACTGTTACCAGAAATTTGAAGGTTGCCAAACTAAAAATTAGTGGGGACTTGCAAATTGAAAGCCGAATGGATCTAGT GTTGGTTCTCTATCCTTCGTTTGCCTCTCTTCTTGGGATAGAGAAACTTCGTCAATGTTGTGCTACATGGTTACAACTTGAACAATTTCTTCTACGCCAGCATAATTGGAAG TGGGAATGTGCAGGAGAATCATCAAAAGGTAGTTCAGAAAATTTTATTGGTAGAAGATCCACATTTGGCCAGGGTTCCACCTCTGAATACACTCCGGCAAAGCTGTTGCTTAATGGCGTTGGATGGTCAATTCCACAATCCCAAGGAAGTAGAAGTGCTAAGAACTTGATTCCTCAGAGACAATATTTTAAACGCAGTCAGAGTCAAGTAGCAACGCAAGAAGACACACCATACCAATTTAACCAAGAACCCTGGTTTTGGTTCCCCAGCCCCGCCACCGTATGGGATGGACCTGAATTTCTTGGGCGGGTGGGGGTTCAGAAAGATGACCTTCCATGGAAGATCAGAGCATCTGTTATATACTCTATACGTGCAAATCATGGAGCAGTGAGGTCTCTAGCTGTTGATCAAGATGAAAGTACTGTTTTCACTGCAGGAATTGGTCAAGGGTATAAAGGAACTATTCAAAAGTGGGAACTAAGCCGAACTAACTGTCTTTCTGGCTATTATGGACATGAGGAG GTTGTGAACAATATTTGCATCTTATCATCTAGTGGAAGAGTGGCGTCTTGTGATGGAACAGTTCATATTTGGAATAGTCAAACAGGGAAGCAAATATCAGTATTTGAAGAGTCCCAAACAGATCCTGCCCATACTACAAGTGATCTATCCGCCGCATCAAAAATTAACATTGACCAGGCAAACATGCTCAATTTGAATACACTGTCAAATGGAATATTGTCTAGTACATTTGATTCAAGCCTTTATACTTGCATGCATCTATTAGACGCGGCTGAAACACTTGCGGTTGGCACTGGAAATGGTTCACTCAG GTTTATTGATGTTGCTCGAGGCCAAAAGCTTCATATGTGGAGAGGAGAATCTAACGAATCTAGTTTcccttctcttatttcttccaTTTGTTCCTCTGGATCTGACAGGATGCATGCAGGTGGAATTTCCACTTTGCCATCTTTTATTGCAGCTGGACTAAGTTCTGGTCATTGTAAATTATTTGATGCAAAGAGTGGAAATGTCATTTCCTCTTGGCGAGCTCATGATGGATATGTAACAAAA TTGGCAGCACCCGAGGATCACATGCTCGTATCCAGCTCTCTTGACAGAACTTTAAGAGTCTGGGATTTAAGAAT GAATTTGCCATCGCAGCCCATTATTTTCAGAGGTCCTTCAGATGGCATATCCAGTTTCGCCATATGGGGCCAAGATGTTATTTCGATTTCCCGGAATAGGATTGGCCTTCTCTCCTTGCCTAAATCTGCCAATGAAATA GATGGACAGCATCATATCATTCCCCAGAAGCTCTATGTTTCAGATAACAATGGAATGAGGAGCTTGTCAGCATTATCAAGTATTAGTATACTTCCATTCTCTCGATTGTTTCTCATTGGGACAGAAGATGGTTATTTGAGAATCTGTTGTTAA